Proteins encoded by one window of Dietzia sp. B32:
- a CDS encoding nicotinamide mononucleotide transporter family protein, producing the protein MSLLVEFLDAQLMIGGVPILWREIVGNVFGLAAAIGGMRRVVWAWPVGIVGNLTLLTVFLGGVFHTPQDVDLYGQAGRQVMFLAVGVYGWWRWSQSRRASASLPGGSAADAVAVHPHWATGRQRAGLVIGMVTGTLVFGWIFAQLGSWGPWADAWIFTGSILATYGMARGWTEFWLLWIGVDIVGVPLLLKAGYYPSAALYLVYGAFVIWGFVVWWRVDLSERADAAGSDGPVGRRREHLPVG; encoded by the coding sequence ATGAGCCTTCTCGTGGAATTCCTCGACGCCCAGTTGATGATCGGCGGCGTGCCGATCCTGTGGCGCGAGATCGTCGGCAACGTCTTCGGCCTGGCCGCCGCCATCGGTGGCATGCGCCGGGTGGTGTGGGCGTGGCCGGTGGGAATCGTCGGCAACCTCACCCTTCTGACCGTCTTCCTCGGCGGCGTCTTCCACACCCCGCAGGACGTGGACCTCTACGGTCAGGCCGGCCGTCAGGTCATGTTCCTGGCGGTGGGCGTCTACGGCTGGTGGCGGTGGTCGCAGTCCAGGCGGGCGAGCGCTTCCCTGCCCGGAGGCTCGGCCGCTGACGCGGTGGCCGTCCATCCCCACTGGGCGACCGGTCGTCAGCGGGCCGGACTCGTCATCGGCATGGTGACCGGCACTCTGGTCTTCGGTTGGATCTTCGCCCAGCTCGGATCGTGGGGGCCGTGGGCCGACGCGTGGATCTTCACCGGGTCGATCCTCGCCACCTACGGCATGGCCCGCGGCTGGACCGAGTTCTGGCTGCTGTGGATCGGCGTCGACATCGTGGGCGTGCCACTGCTGCTCAAGGCGGGGTACTACCCGTCGGCGGCGTTGTACCTCGTGTACGGGGCGTTCGTCATCTGGGGCTTCGTGGTGTGGTGGCGCGTGGATCTGTCCGAGCGCGCGGACGCCGCCGGTTCCGACGGTCCCGTCGGGCGGCGGCGGGAGCACCTGCCGGTCGGCTGA
- a CDS encoding Ig-like domain-containing protein, which yields MSLPRSGTFPRSAVPGPLALIAALLALILVVAGCTVPVPSGSAGETTPTTPASRVPAPATLKVTPADGATEVAVVDGVRATVENGTITNALLTNDAGKEIEGELARDGSHWEPSVTLGYGRTYTLEITYEGPVGGSRTDTRTFTMASPQAVVTPSLVTTGGAALESDREYGVGIIVAARFDQPISDRAEAEKYMKVTTTPAVEGNWFWLNDSTAHWRPRDYYEPGTRVRVALDVEGRDLGGGQWGGASTEADFTIGDRRVAIADDTTKTVTVFHNQKPVKVMPTSMGKGGWATYGNVTMHFWTQPGNYTVLDKASSVVMDSSTYGLPLSAGYKVTVDHGVRLTNDGIYFHALESSMWAQGNTNTSHGCLNLSPADAKWYFDQAVTGDVVEVKGTGGPQLEVWQNGDWSVPWEVWQSGSAD from the coding sequence ATGTCGCTGCCCAGGTCTGGAACCTTCCCGCGTTCGGCGGTACCGGGCCCCCTCGCCCTGATCGCCGCACTTCTCGCCCTGATTCTCGTCGTCGCCGGATGCACCGTCCCCGTGCCCAGCGGCTCCGCCGGGGAGACGACCCCCACGACGCCGGCGTCCCGGGTACCCGCCCCCGCCACGCTAAAGGTGACCCCGGCCGACGGGGCGACGGAGGTCGCCGTGGTGGACGGTGTCCGGGCCACGGTGGAGAACGGGACCATCACGAACGCCCTGCTCACCAACGATGCCGGGAAGGAGATCGAGGGCGAGCTCGCCCGCGACGGGTCGCACTGGGAACCGTCCGTCACCCTGGGATACGGGCGTACCTACACGCTCGAGATCACCTATGAGGGACCGGTGGGCGGCAGCAGGACCGACACCCGCACGTTCACCATGGCCAGCCCGCAGGCCGTCGTCACGCCCAGCCTCGTCACCACCGGTGGGGCCGCCCTCGAGTCGGACCGGGAGTACGGCGTCGGCATCATCGTCGCGGCCCGGTTCGACCAACCGATCAGCGATCGCGCCGAGGCTGAGAAGTACATGAAGGTCACGACGACCCCCGCGGTCGAGGGGAACTGGTTCTGGCTGAACGACTCGACCGCGCACTGGCGGCCCCGCGACTACTACGAGCCCGGGACGCGCGTCCGGGTCGCACTCGACGTCGAGGGCCGCGACCTCGGCGGTGGCCAGTGGGGTGGCGCGAGCACGGAGGCCGACTTCACGATCGGCGACCGTCGCGTGGCGATCGCCGATGACACCACCAAGACCGTCACGGTGTTCCACAACCAGAAGCCCGTCAAGGTCATGCCCACCTCGATGGGCAAGGGCGGATGGGCCACCTACGGCAACGTGACCATGCATTTCTGGACCCAGCCCGGGAACTACACCGTGTTGGACAAGGCCAGCTCCGTGGTGATGGATTCCTCGACCTACGGCCTGCCGCTGTCCGCCGGGTACAAGGTGACCGTCGACCACGGCGTGCGCCTGACGAACGACGGCATCTACTTCCACGCGCTCGAATCGTCGATGTGGGCGCAGGGCAACACCAACACCTCGCACGGGTGCCTCAACCTGTCCCCCGCGGACGCGAAGTGGTATTTCGACCAGGCCGTGACCGGTGACGTCGTCGAGGTGAAGGGCACCGGCGGGCCGCAACTCGAGGTGTGGCAGAACGGTGACTGGTCCGTTCCGTGGGAGGTCTGGCAGTCCGGCTCCGCCGACTGA
- a CDS encoding Rieske 2Fe-2S domain-containing protein: MTEPLAAATSASMGRAATGRPATTSGRAGTVGPCTQRRAVLAALPGIILLPGIASACGMTEPAQPPSTVQQTTTVPATTIPAAEIPPGTAKQFKAGDSTVIVAQPVAGEFVAYSARCTHQGGVVQVIEGMSLRCPLHGAEYDATDGRNTLAPAPRPLDAIAVTESGGQLTLG; encoded by the coding sequence ATGACCGAGCCCCTCGCCGCCGCCACGTCCGCCTCGATGGGCAGAGCCGCCACCGGCCGTCCGGCCACCACCTCGGGCCGGGCCGGCACAGTGGGGCCGTGCACCCAACGCCGCGCGGTGTTGGCCGCCCTGCCCGGGATCATCCTGCTGCCGGGAATCGCCTCGGCCTGCGGAATGACCGAGCCGGCGCAGCCCCCGTCGACCGTGCAGCAGACCACCACGGTGCCGGCGACCACGATCCCGGCCGCCGAGATCCCGCCGGGCACGGCCAAGCAGTTCAAGGCGGGCGACTCGACCGTGATCGTCGCGCAGCCCGTCGCGGGCGAGTTCGTCGCCTACTCCGCCCGCTGCACCCACCAGGGCGGGGTGGTCCAGGTGATCGAGGGCATGTCCCTGCGCTGCCCGCTCCACGGCGCCGAGTACGACGCCACCGACGGCCGCAACACCCTCGCCCCGGCCCCGCGCCCGCTCGACGCCATCGCGGTGACCGAGTCCGGGGGGCAGCTCACCCTCGGCTGA
- a CDS encoding NADPH:quinone oxidoreductase family protein: MRAIHISSHDGPAALEVVDVPEPEPGAVLIDVHAAGVTFPEVLQTRGKYQISPPLPFVPGSEVAGVVRSAPEGSGFAAGDRVCAFPGLGGFAEVVSADPGQVFHLPDSLSFTQGASIPMNVLTVHFALAHRGRLQAGETVLVHGAGGGIGIAATQFATAMGARVIAVASTQEKRDLALKAGAADAIAPEGFKDAVKELTGGKGVDIVVDPVGGDRFTDSIRALGQEGRILVIGFTGGEIPTVKVNRLLLGNKSAVGVGWGEYWMSNPGYLQKQWAEVGPLLAAGKLDPLVGAEFPLDRASEALELMDGRGAVGKIVLTTGR; the protein is encoded by the coding sequence ATGCGTGCCATCCACATCTCCAGCCATGACGGACCCGCCGCCCTCGAGGTGGTCGACGTCCCCGAGCCCGAGCCGGGCGCAGTACTGATCGACGTCCACGCCGCGGGGGTGACCTTCCCCGAGGTCCTGCAGACCCGCGGCAAGTACCAGATCTCCCCGCCGCTGCCGTTCGTGCCGGGTTCGGAGGTCGCGGGCGTGGTGCGGTCGGCGCCCGAGGGGTCGGGGTTCGCCGCCGGCGACCGCGTGTGCGCGTTCCCCGGTCTGGGCGGGTTCGCCGAGGTGGTCTCCGCCGATCCCGGCCAGGTGTTCCACCTTCCCGACAGCCTGTCCTTCACCCAGGGCGCCTCGATCCCGATGAACGTGCTCACCGTCCACTTCGCCCTGGCCCACCGCGGCCGGTTGCAGGCGGGGGAGACGGTGCTGGTCCACGGGGCGGGCGGTGGTATCGGCATCGCGGCCACCCAGTTCGCGACCGCGATGGGTGCCCGTGTCATCGCGGTGGCCTCGACGCAGGAGAAGCGGGACCTGGCACTGAAGGCCGGGGCGGCCGACGCGATCGCGCCCGAGGGTTTCAAGGACGCCGTGAAGGAGCTCACCGGCGGCAAGGGGGTCGACATCGTCGTCGACCCCGTGGGCGGTGACCGGTTCACCGACTCCATCCGCGCCCTCGGTCAGGAGGGACGGATCCTCGTCATCGGGTTCACCGGCGGCGAGATCCCCACGGTCAAGGTCAACCGGCTGTTGCTGGGAAACAAGAGCGCGGTGGGCGTGGGGTGGGGCGAGTACTGGATGTCCAACCCCGGCTACCTGCAGAAGCAGTGGGCCGAGGTCGGGCCGCTGCTGGCCGCGGGCAAGCTCGATCCCCTAGTCGGCGCCGAGTTCCCCCTCGACCGGGCCTCGGAGGCGCTCGAGCTCATGGACGGCCGCGGGGCCGTGGGCAAGATCGTCCTCACCACCGGCCGCTGA
- a CDS encoding acyl-CoA dehydrogenase, with product MSHYRSNPRDLEFVLFDVFGLDEILERDESTELDGETVRTMLREAAALAEGPVAASFTTADRNPPTFDPETHEVTLHPDYVASVRAWQDGGWGLVGVDPAVGGVAAPRLVTWAISEFLVGANPSIFMYLSGPLFAGIMHSIGNEQQKKWATKIIERNHGSSMMLTEAEVGSDVGAVRAKAIQQPDGTWHIEGTKRFITGADTGDLFENIWHQVLARPEGAGPGTKGLSYFLVPKYMPDPETAAPGKRNGVYVTGIEKKMGLAASATCEVAFGAHGRPAVGFLAGDVHLGIKQMFKTIEAARMMVGTKAISTLSTGYLGALEFARERVQGNDMADAGNPDAKKVTVIHHPDVRRSLLTQKAYAEGLRAVYLYAAAHQDIVSAEVVSGAGPELAHTVNDLLLPIVKGVGSERSYQCLAESLQCFGGSGYLKDYPIEQYIRDAKIDSLYEGTTAIQAQDFFFRKIIRDGGTALGHVAAQIHRTVDEAGPAELETARTGVAGALADVESMVGTLTEHLMGAQEDPEKLYLIGLGAVPLLMAVGDLMVGWMLLREAGVALDRLPEATGDDHDFYTGKVTVANFFARAHLPQVGAARATIEALDVDVMHMPEGAF from the coding sequence GTGTCCCACTACCGCAGCAACCCACGTGACCTGGAGTTCGTCCTGTTCGACGTGTTCGGACTCGACGAGATCCTCGAGCGCGACGAGTCCACCGAACTCGACGGTGAGACCGTCCGGACGATGCTGCGCGAGGCCGCAGCCCTGGCCGAGGGGCCGGTCGCCGCGTCGTTCACCACCGCCGACCGCAACCCGCCCACCTTCGACCCCGAGACCCACGAGGTCACCCTCCACCCCGACTACGTGGCCTCCGTCCGCGCCTGGCAGGACGGCGGCTGGGGTCTCGTCGGCGTGGACCCGGCCGTCGGCGGCGTGGCCGCCCCCCGCCTGGTCACCTGGGCGATCAGCGAGTTCCTCGTGGGTGCCAACCCCTCCATCTTCATGTACCTGTCCGGGCCGCTGTTCGCCGGGATCATGCACTCGATCGGCAACGAGCAGCAGAAGAAGTGGGCCACCAAGATCATCGAGCGCAACCACGGCTCGTCCATGATGCTCACCGAGGCCGAGGTCGGCTCCGACGTGGGCGCCGTGCGCGCCAAGGCGATCCAGCAGCCCGACGGCACCTGGCACATCGAGGGCACCAAGCGGTTCATCACCGGCGCCGACACCGGTGACCTCTTCGAGAACATCTGGCACCAGGTTCTCGCCCGGCCCGAGGGCGCGGGCCCCGGCACCAAGGGCCTGAGCTACTTCCTCGTGCCCAAGTACATGCCGGACCCGGAGACCGCCGCGCCGGGTAAGCGCAACGGCGTCTACGTCACCGGCATCGAGAAGAAGATGGGCCTGGCCGCCTCCGCGACCTGCGAGGTGGCGTTCGGCGCGCACGGCCGCCCCGCGGTGGGGTTCCTGGCCGGCGACGTCCACCTGGGCATCAAGCAGATGTTCAAGACCATCGAGGCCGCCCGGATGATGGTCGGCACCAAGGCCATCTCCACCCTGTCGACCGGCTACCTGGGCGCGCTCGAGTTCGCGCGCGAGCGGGTCCAGGGCAACGACATGGCCGATGCCGGGAATCCCGACGCCAAGAAGGTCACGGTCATCCACCACCCGGACGTGCGCCGGTCGCTCCTCACGCAGAAGGCATACGCGGAGGGACTGCGCGCGGTGTACCTCTACGCCGCCGCCCACCAGGACATCGTGTCCGCCGAGGTCGTCTCCGGCGCCGGACCCGAGCTCGCGCACACGGTCAACGACCTGCTCCTGCCGATCGTCAAGGGCGTGGGCTCCGAGCGGTCCTACCAGTGCCTCGCCGAGTCGCTGCAGTGCTTCGGCGGCTCCGGGTACCTCAAGGATTACCCCATCGAGCAGTACATCCGCGACGCCAAGATCGACTCCCTCTACGAGGGCACCACCGCGATCCAGGCGCAGGACTTCTTCTTCCGCAAGATCATCCGCGACGGCGGCACCGCGCTCGGGCACGTCGCCGCGCAGATCCACCGCACCGTGGACGAGGCCGGTCCCGCCGAGCTCGAGACCGCGCGCACCGGGGTGGCCGGCGCGCTGGCCGATGTCGAGTCGATGGTCGGCACCCTCACCGAGCACCTCATGGGCGCCCAGGAGGACCCCGAGAAGCTGTACCTGATCGGACTCGGGGCGGTCCCGCTGCTCATGGCCGTGGGCGACCTCATGGTGGGCTGGATGCTCCTGCGCGAGGCCGGCGTGGCGCTGGACCGGCTGCCCGAGGCGACCGGCGACGACCACGACTTCTACACCGGCAAGGTGACGGTGGCGAACTTCTTCGCCCGCGCCCACCTGCCGCAGGTCGGCGCCGCGCGGGCCACGATCGAGGCGCTCGACGTGGACGTCATGCACATGCCCGAGGGCGCGTTCTAG
- a CDS encoding class I SAM-dependent methyltransferase, giving the protein MGTSRERSDVSLFARGWVVASPVLERVGLGRSRRRLVEGLSGTVVEVGAGSGVTFEHYPPEVTRVVAVEPDPHLRAYARRHARGAAVPVEVVDTVAESLPLADGEADAVVFGLVLCTVPDVPAALTEARRVLAPHGELRLLEHVRADGRLGRIADRIAPVWSRLGGGCHPNRDTARHVAEAGFDVSDLRTRPFPPVVPLTPMLTGRARTM; this is encoded by the coding sequence ATGGGTACGTCTCGCGAACGATCGGATGTCTCCCTCTTCGCCCGCGGATGGGTGGTGGCCAGCCCGGTGCTGGAACGCGTCGGCCTGGGCAGGTCACGTCGTCGGCTGGTGGAGGGCCTGTCCGGCACGGTGGTGGAGGTCGGCGCCGGCAGCGGGGTGACCTTCGAGCACTACCCGCCGGAGGTCACCCGGGTGGTTGCGGTCGAGCCGGACCCGCACCTGCGCGCATACGCCCGTCGGCACGCGCGGGGCGCCGCGGTCCCGGTCGAGGTGGTGGACACGGTGGCGGAGTCGCTCCCGCTCGCCGACGGTGAGGCCGACGCCGTGGTGTTCGGGCTCGTCCTGTGCACCGTCCCCGACGTCCCGGCCGCACTGACCGAGGCCCGTCGGGTGCTCGCCCCGCACGGTGAGCTGCGGCTGCTCGAGCACGTCCGGGCCGACGGCCGGCTGGGTCGCATCGCCGACCGGATCGCACCCGTGTGGAGCCGGCTCGGAGGCGGGTGTCACCCGAACCGCGACACCGCTCGCCACGTCGCGGAGGCGGGTTTCGACGTCTCCGACCTGCGGACCCGTCCGTTCCCGCCGGTGGTACCGCTGACGCCGATGCTGACCGGCCGCGCTCGAACGATGTGA
- a CDS encoding pyridoxal phosphate-dependent aminotransferase, whose amino-acid sequence MTVRRLRPHATTIFSEVSQLATRFDAINLGQGFPDTDGPESMIEAAARAMREGHNQYPPGIGTPEMRRAAADHETAHTGLVHDPDTEVLVTVGATEAIAAAVVGLVEHDDEVVVIEPYYDSYAATVAMAGATRRAARMIRSGGEFRLDVDSLRDAFSPRTRAVLVNTPHNPTGAVLPREDLEQIAALCHEFDAIAISDEVYSHLTYDGVEHVSIATLPGMAERTLRISSAGKLLNCTGWKIGWLTGPPDLVAGARTARQYMSFTVASPLQLGVAHALRHEQEWIASLRQDMQARRDQLADTLTSVGFDLVVAQGTYFLTADPRPLGVTDAAAWCLELPERIGVAAVPFAPFTDAFSDDWSHLVRFAFCKRPEVLDEAGRRLRALHG is encoded by the coding sequence ATGACGGTCCGCAGACTCCGACCCCACGCCACGACGATCTTCTCCGAGGTCTCGCAGCTGGCCACCCGCTTCGACGCCATCAACCTGGGCCAGGGTTTCCCCGATACCGACGGGCCGGAGTCCATGATCGAGGCGGCCGCGCGCGCCATGCGCGAGGGCCACAACCAGTACCCGCCGGGCATCGGCACCCCGGAGATGCGCCGCGCGGCCGCCGACCACGAGACCGCCCACACCGGTCTGGTGCACGACCCGGACACCGAGGTGTTGGTGACGGTCGGCGCGACCGAGGCGATCGCCGCCGCGGTGGTGGGCCTGGTGGAGCACGACGACGAGGTGGTCGTGATCGAACCGTATTACGACTCCTACGCCGCCACGGTGGCGATGGCCGGCGCCACCCGTCGCGCCGCCAGGATGATCCGCTCAGGCGGCGAATTCCGACTCGACGTGGACTCGTTGCGGGACGCGTTCTCCCCGCGGACGCGGGCCGTGCTGGTGAACACGCCCCACAATCCCACCGGGGCCGTCCTGCCGCGGGAGGACCTCGAGCAGATCGCCGCACTGTGCCACGAGTTCGACGCGATCGCCATCTCCGACGAGGTGTACTCCCACCTCACCTACGACGGGGTGGAGCACGTGTCGATCGCGACCCTGCCGGGGATGGCCGAGCGGACCCTGCGCATCTCCAGCGCGGGCAAACTGCTCAACTGCACCGGGTGGAAGATCGGGTGGCTCACCGGGCCCCCGGACCTCGTGGCGGGAGCGCGTACCGCGCGGCAGTACATGAGCTTCACCGTCGCCTCGCCGCTGCAACTGGGCGTCGCGCACGCCCTGCGCCACGAGCAGGAGTGGATCGCCTCGCTGCGGCAGGACATGCAGGCTCGGCGGGACCAGCTGGCGGACACCCTCACGAGCGTCGGGTTCGACCTCGTCGTCGCACAGGGCACGTACTTCCTCACCGCCGACCCGCGCCCCCTCGGGGTGACCGACGCGGCGGCCTGGTGCCTCGAACTGCCGGAACGGATCGGCGTGGCGGCGGTCCCGTTCGCCCCGTTCACCGACGCGTTCTCGGACGACTGGTCCCACCTCGTGCGGTTCGCGTTCTGCAAACGTCCCGAGGTGCTCGACGAGGCGGGTCGGCGGTTACGAGCACTGCACGGGTAA
- a CDS encoding bifunctional 2-polyprenyl-6-hydroxyphenol methylase/3-demethylubiquinol 3-O-methyltransferase UbiG, with protein MDASAWNARYLAQPDAWGTTPAARIVAEVTAAEDAGLTVGTAVDLACGDGRHARWLAAHGWRVRAVDFSEVAIEQARSKDSDDGRSGSVDWVVGDATAWTPPEAVDLVVVGFLHLDLPELTGVLRNAGSWLRPGGHLVYLGHAAENLRRGVGGPQDPTVLPGITDLARGAEGLEVVSLRHDLRPAGKATAVDVLLHARTWGGA; from the coding sequence GTGGACGCCTCCGCATGGAACGCCCGCTACCTCGCGCAGCCCGATGCGTGGGGCACGACCCCCGCCGCCAGGATCGTCGCCGAGGTGACGGCCGCCGAGGACGCGGGGCTGACCGTGGGCACCGCCGTCGACCTCGCGTGCGGCGACGGCCGGCACGCGCGGTGGCTCGCCGCACACGGATGGCGCGTCCGGGCGGTCGACTTCTCCGAGGTCGCCATCGAACAGGCCCGATCCAAGGACTCCGACGACGGACGCAGCGGCAGCGTCGACTGGGTGGTCGGCGACGCCACCGCCTGGACACCGCCCGAGGCCGTCGACCTCGTCGTCGTCGGATTCCTCCACCTGGACCTCCCCGAACTGACCGGCGTCCTGCGCAACGCCGGTTCGTGGCTCCGCCCCGGCGGCCACCTGGTCTACCTCGGTCACGCCGCGGAGAACCTCCGCCGCGGCGTCGGCGGCCCGCAGGACCCCACCGTGCTGCCCGGCATCACCGACCTCGCGCGCGGCGCCGAGGGGCTCGAGGTGGTCTCGCTCCGGCATGACCTGCGGCCCGCGGGCAAGGCCACCGCCGTCGACGTACTCCTGCACGCCCGGACCTGGGGCGGGGCGTGA
- a CDS encoding NAD(P)H-binding protein, with amino-acid sequence MSIDKPVTIIGGHGKVGLRAAKILSEAGAEVFSVIRNPDHADEIRAAGATPVVADVESLDVDGLREVVRGSGAVVWSAGAGGGNPDRTYAVDRDAAIRSVDASVAEGVERYVMVSYDGAGPEHGVPEDNAFFPYAEAKAAADAHLRDADLGWTILGPGALTDEPGGESIGVGEDKRDDRATSRDSVAAVIAAVLRRPDTARRTIEFSDGEIPVGEALTRE; translated from the coding sequence ATGAGTATCGACAAACCTGTGACCATCATCGGCGGCCACGGCAAGGTCGGCCTCCGTGCCGCCAAGATCCTCTCCGAGGCGGGGGCCGAGGTGTTCTCGGTGATCCGGAACCCCGACCACGCCGACGAGATCCGCGCTGCGGGCGCGACCCCGGTCGTCGCGGACGTGGAGTCGCTCGACGTCGACGGTCTCCGCGAGGTCGTGCGGGGCAGCGGCGCCGTGGTCTGGTCCGCCGGGGCCGGCGGCGGGAACCCCGACCGTACCTACGCGGTGGACCGCGACGCCGCGATCCGCTCGGTGGACGCGAGCGTCGCCGAGGGCGTCGAGCGGTACGTGATGGTCTCCTACGACGGCGCCGGTCCCGAGCACGGCGTCCCGGAGGACAACGCCTTCTTCCCGTACGCCGAGGCCAAGGCCGCCGCGGACGCCCACCTGCGCGACGCCGACCTGGGGTGGACCATCCTCGGGCCGGGCGCACTGACCGACGAGCCCGGTGGCGAGAGCATCGGGGTGGGCGAGGACAAGCGCGATGACCGCGCGACCAGCAGGGACTCGGTGGCCGCTGTCATCGCGGCGGTCCTGCGCCGCCCGGACACCGCCCGACGCACCATCGAGTTCTCGGACGGTGAGATCCCCGTCGGTGAGGCGCTGACGAGGGAGTGA
- a CDS encoding PIG-L family deacetylase — MRTTTGLPDWDTVLAVVAHPDDESFGLGAILSTFAGAGAAVHVLCLTRGEASTLHGARGEEIEGDLSLIREHELRAAADALGARGVTLRDLPDGGLTALGADGLDDEVEREIEAVRPDGLVAFDSTGISGHPDHVAATAAAVRAGERHALGVLAWVLPDDICATLAGEGYAGFLGRPAAEIDLALTVHRAAQQAAVECHPSQAVPGSVLWRRLELQGDTEHLRWLRRP; from the coding sequence ATGCGTACGACGACCGGGCTACCGGACTGGGACACGGTCCTGGCGGTGGTCGCCCATCCCGATGACGAGTCATTCGGCCTCGGCGCGATCCTGTCCACCTTCGCCGGCGCCGGTGCCGCCGTCCACGTCCTCTGCCTGACCCGGGGCGAGGCCTCGACCCTCCACGGCGCCCGTGGAGAGGAGATCGAGGGCGATCTCTCCCTCATCCGTGAGCACGAGTTGCGCGCGGCCGCCGACGCGCTCGGTGCCCGCGGGGTCACCCTCCGCGATCTCCCCGACGGCGGACTGACGGCGCTCGGTGCGGACGGGCTCGACGACGAGGTCGAGCGGGAGATCGAGGCGGTGAGGCCGGACGGGCTGGTCGCCTTCGACTCCACCGGCATCAGCGGTCACCCCGACCACGTGGCCGCCACTGCGGCGGCCGTCAGAGCAGGCGAGCGCCACGCCCTGGGGGTCCTGGCGTGGGTCCTGCCCGACGACATCTGCGCCACACTCGCGGGCGAGGGATACGCCGGGTTCCTCGGACGCCCGGCCGCCGAGATCGACCTGGCCCTGACCGTCCACCGTGCCGCCCAGCAGGCCGCCGTGGAATGCCACCCCAGCCAGGCCGTCCCGGGCAGCGTGCTGTGGAGGAGACTGGAACTGCAGGGGGACACCGAACACCTCCGATGGCTCCGCCGCCCCTGA
- a CDS encoding MFS transporter: MHTAREAGRATAQRRILTVLVLAQLLAGAGLAAGITVGALLAEDLLGGPGLSGLPSALFTGGSALAAIAVGRLSQARGRRPGLAAGFAVGALGALGIVAATALESLPLLFLSFVIYGSGTATNLQARYAGADLATDATRARSLSYVLLGTTAGAVAGPNLVGPTGGVAEALGLAPLAGPFLLAAAAYGGAALVISLLLRPDPLLEARRMEIETAEAALTSSSSSSPAADAAAAADGADRATVAPVPTRIWTADVITGVVVMALTQFVMVGLMTMTPVHMRAHDHTVTVVGVVISLHVAAMFLPAPLSGLLVDKFGTRAVAVSAGLVLLGSGVLAAVAPPASTLLVTVALILLGLGWSLGLVAGTTVLTTSVPTAVRAGVQGQADVAVALSGAAGGLLSGLVFAWIDFRGLGFTLAALSLVVVAAVRPRRVSGPARDAARAS; this comes from the coding sequence ATGCACACCGCGCGGGAGGCGGGCCGGGCGACGGCGCAGCGGCGGATCCTCACCGTCCTCGTCCTGGCGCAGCTGCTCGCCGGGGCCGGACTCGCTGCGGGCATCACCGTGGGCGCACTGCTCGCCGAGGACCTGCTCGGTGGCCCCGGCCTGTCCGGGCTGCCGTCGGCACTGTTCACCGGTGGCTCCGCCCTCGCCGCGATCGCCGTGGGCAGACTCTCGCAGGCCCGCGGCCGCCGCCCGGGCCTGGCCGCCGGATTCGCGGTCGGCGCACTCGGCGCACTCGGCATCGTCGCGGCCACCGCCCTCGAGTCGCTGCCGCTGCTGTTCCTGTCGTTCGTCATCTACGGATCCGGCACGGCCACCAACCTGCAGGCCCGCTACGCCGGTGCCGACCTCGCCACCGACGCCACCCGCGCCCGGTCCCTGTCCTACGTCCTGCTCGGCACCACCGCCGGTGCCGTCGCCGGGCCCAACCTCGTGGGGCCCACCGGCGGCGTCGCCGAGGCGCTGGGCCTGGCCCCGCTCGCGGGACCGTTCCTGCTCGCCGCCGCGGCGTACGGTGGCGCGGCACTTGTCATCTCCCTGCTGCTGCGGCCCGATCCCCTGCTCGAGGCGCGCAGGATGGAGATCGAGACGGCGGAGGCGGCGCTCACCTCGTCGTCGTCGTCGTCCCCCGCCGCGGACGCCGCCGCAGCAGCCGACGGCGCGGACCGGGCGACCGTGGCGCCCGTACCGACCCGCATCTGGACGGCCGACGTCATCACCGGTGTCGTGGTGATGGCGCTGACCCAGTTCGTCATGGTCGGGCTCATGACCATGACCCCCGTGCACATGCGCGCCCACGACCACACCGTGACCGTGGTGGGCGTCGTGATCTCGCTGCACGTGGCGGCGATGTTCCTGCCCGCACCCCTGTCCGGACTGCTCGTGGACAAGTTCGGCACCCGCGCCGTAGCGGTGTCCGCGGGCCTCGTGCTGTTGGGCTCCGGCGTCCTCGCCGCCGTGGCCCCTCCCGCGTCAACGCTGCTGGTCACCGTCGCGCTGATCCTGCTGGGACTGGGGTGGAGCCTGGGGCTGGTGGCCGGCACGACCGTGCTCACGACGTCCGTGCCGACCGCCGTGCGCGCCGGCGTCCAGGGGCAGGCCGACGTGGCCGTGGCCCTGTCCGGCGCGGCCGGCGGTCTGCTGTCGGGCCTGGTGTTCGCGTGGATCGACTTCCGCGGGCTGGGCTTCACGCTCGCCGCCCTGTCGCTCGTCGTGGTGGCGGCCGTGCGCCCGCGGCGCGTGTCCGGTCCCGCCCGGGACGCCGCCCGGGCGAGCTGA